A segment of the Ipomoea triloba cultivar NCNSP0323 chromosome 1, ASM357664v1 genome:
NNNNNNNNNNNNNNNNNNNNNNNNNNNNNNNNNNNNNNNNNNNNNNNNNNNNNNNNNNNNNNNNNNNNNNNNNNNNNNNNNNNNNNNNNNNNNNNNNNNNNNNNNNNNNNNNNNNNNNNNNNNNNNNNNNNNNNNNNNNNNNNNNNNNNNNNNNNNNNNNNNNNNNNNNNNNNNNNNNNNNNNNNNNNNNNNNNNNNNNNNNNNNNNNNNNNNNNNNNNNNNNNNNNNNNNNNNNNNNNNNNNNNNNNNNNNNNNNNNNNNNNNNNNNNNNNNNNNNNNNNNNNNNNNNNNNNNNNNNNNNNNNNNNNNNNNNNNNNNNNNNNNNNNNNNNNNNNNNNNNNNNNNNNNNNNNNNNNNNNNNNNNNNNNNNNNNNNNNNNNNNNNNNNNNNNttttttttttttttttttttttttttttttttttttttttttttttttttgttcttataATTTTCTATGATTGGTTGATTTCGTTAATTAGATTGTTAAGAATGCCAGGGCTTGGGAGAAACTGGAATGAAATGTTCGAAAACATTTCCAGTTGATTAAAAGTTTCATTTAAATAATTGGTGCATTTGCTGCTTTAATATAATATCAATAAGCGTATTTACGATGGTCTATTCTGATTTCTTTTCCGCTTCATCTGGTTGAACACTGTTTTCTATAATTACTTTCATGCATTTGACATGGATTAAAGGCCTTTTAAAATCAAGTTGTTAACTTGTTCTTCATATTATATTCTCAAGGAATCAAATTGGATTGAGCTTTTGTACATATCGTCttgataaaaacaaaaaaaaaaaaaatgtctggACGAAATCTTGGTCCTCATCCGATAAAAGGTGCACCCCACACTGTGATGGCTCCACCTATTCACGAGCCGCCACCCTTTGCAAGAGGCTGCGGGCCAGTTCCTTATCCTGTAATGCTTGAGGAAATGAGAGAGTCACAGTATGGGATGCCGCCACCCAGGCAAATCGCTCCACACCCTGCTATCCTTGAGGAGCATCTTGCAGCTCAGCATGAGGATATTCAAGGATTACTGGTTGACAACCAGAGGTTGGCTGCAACTCATGTAGCACTCAAAGAGGAACTAGAAGTTACACAATTTGATCTTCAGCGAACAGATCAATATGCACGTGCCTTGTATGCTGAGAATGACATGCAAATCAGAGAACTTTATGAGAAGTCTGCAAAGATGGAAATGGATCTCCAATCTGTAGAAGTTATGAGAGTTGAGCTTATGCGAGTACGTGCTGATATTAAAGATTTAAATGCTTCAAAACAAGAGCTCACTACTGAACTCCAGGGGATGACTCAAGATTTGACTAGGATGAACGCAGATTTGCAACGAACTCCAGCTATAAAGGCAGAAATTGAAAATCTTAGACAGGAATTGCAGCGATCAAGGTAATAATGTTTTCATTTGCCTTGTGCCCCTATGTTTTCTTGAGTCTTGACCATATTGCCTTTGGTTGTCCTGTAGGGCTGCCATTGAGAACGAGAAGAAGGGATATGCAGCAAACTATGAGCATGGTCAGGTTATGCAAAAGAACTTGCACTCAATGTCTCGAGAACTGGAAACGCTCCGTGCAGAGATGGCCAATGCAGAAAAGAAAGCTCGTGCTGCAGCTTCAGTTGGGAATCCGGGTATTTATTCTCTCTTGAGATCTGCCAACTTGCAGATAATGGCCTCAATTTTAGGAGTTGGTGCACTTTCTTTAATGCTTTTGCTagtttctttcattttcttgatCAACTTTTAGTCTGTAATTTCTTTTTTGGACTTAATTTCTTGGCGTGAATTTTCTTGTTGAAGTTAATTGCCTAAAATACTTTGCTTGAAGTATGAACCTTCTAATAATTTTATATCCTCAATTGATTTCAATTGAATTATTAAGTCTTTTAAGTTTTATAGGCTTTGCAAACTAATTTAGAAGTCCATATTTCACAACGGTGGAGAATTTGTTACCTGCATGCATAAGTTTTAATGTCATGAACAATTAAGGCATTGCTGAACTTGCTTGACAGGATTTTGTTTTCAACAGTTGCAGGTTATAATGGAAATTATGCTAATCCTGAGTCAGGCTATGCCGGAAATTATTATCCTGTTGGTTATGGCATGAACCCCATAAATCCCGTGCATCCTGTAAGTGGAACGGCACagattttattttctctaataagcTTTGCAGAATGACTTACTCTGATTGAGTGATTATGAAATaatttcttttgaaaatataaatccCATATATCCTTCTATGATGTATGTAGACTGATATATTCCTAAtcctttttcaaattttaaggtttgcacaagaaaatattttgattgaatgattATAAAGTGCACTCTTTTGTGAGACATagtttcttatttcttttgaaataaccaagatgttttattatttaaaatttcctTTTATCTCAGCCGCAGACTGGAGCTGAAGGTTATTCTCAATATGGACCTGGACCTGGACCTGCTGCCTGGGGTGCTTATAATATGCAGCAAGCTCAAGGACTCAGATGAACTAGTTTATACTAGGTTGCAACCTTGTGTTTTGCATACTGCATTCTGGTACTACACGTTGGAACCCAGAGTTTGGTTTCAGATGATAGAAACTTGATTATTCTGGGACATGCTTTATTTGGGTAGAAAATTTGCATGTCTGTTGCTGTTTGTTTCATAATCCAGGACAAGTATTTGTCACCATGTTTTATAGGAGATATTTTATGGTATGCTTAGTTGCCTTGTTTTGTCTACTTTCACTTATTTCATCCTTGAAAAAAATGCAATCTGTGCATTGTTATATTGAAGCAGCTTCATATTTGCAAATACTATATATTTGCAGTTTCTATAATCAAGCAGGCTCTATGTGCGAATACTAAACTGAAGCAGCTCGGATCCTTGTAATTGTTCCTATGTGTTTAATTATAGGTATCTGTCAGGTGTATCTTCATTTCCATAGCACATAAGCATTTTCTTTTAGTGCTTGTTTGGCTCATCTTATTTTGGAGCTTatctactaaaaaaaaaataggagtgGGGCCAATACTAAATAATATAACAAGGGGGTTTTGCGGTGGTTAAGAGTAAAAAAACCAG
Coding sequences within it:
- the LOC116028278 gene encoding protein FLX-like 1, whose protein sequence is MSGRNLGPHPIKGAPHTVMAPPIHEPPPFARGCGPVPYPVMLEEMRESQYGMPPPRQIAPHPAILEEHLAAQHEDIQGLLVDNQRLAATHVALKEELEVTQFDLQRTDQYARALYAENDMQIRELYEKSAKMEMDLQSVEVMRVELMRVRADIKDLNASKQELTTELQGMTQDLTRMNADLQRTPAIKAEIENLRQELQRSRAAIENEKKGYAANYEHGQVMQKNLHSMSRELETLRAEMANAEKKARAAASVGNPVAGYNGNYANPESGYAGNYYPVGYGMNPINPVHPPQTGAEGYSQYGPGPGPAAWGAYNMQQAQGLR